One genomic segment of Halopiger aswanensis includes these proteins:
- a CDS encoding helix-hairpin-helix domain-containing protein, with the protein MTILLDDRNAWIWVVVEDVSGISEARSKAIAREYDDLEDLRESDRERLESVPDIGEQRADAVLERVRE; encoded by the coding sequence ATGACTATCCTTCTCGACGACCGAAACGCATGGATCTGGGTCGTCGTTGAAGACGTCTCCGGAATCAGTGAGGCCCGCTCGAAGGCGATCGCCCGCGAGTACGACGATCTCGAGGATCTGCGAGAAAGCGACCGCGAACGCCTCGAGTCAGTCCCGGATATCGGTGAGCAACGGGCCGACGCCGTTCTCGAGCGGGTTCGGGAGTAG
- a CDS encoding tyrosine-type recombinase/integrase, whose protein sequence is MESSNSGPSPGGKPLETAAEEFVAERDGNYASNLEYCLDKWIDWTPDHVQALEDVSTRTMRNYASHLKRRVRADAISASTARTYYNYVSALLNRAVEVGDLVENPAEKREAKKLLPSETTNSGDQQFWQPEQRRAIVSYVDEQARAAIDDPEANPFEPVRNRALITTLAYTGVRGAEVLADYRDERRNGLRWHSVDLEAGVMTVLGKSQDREETALPQQAVAPLERLRTLVDPPADGWPVFPSRHPPSLYSAIEDAGYDKPDGDPWGFCLEHGIEPPSMSTSGARTLLKRLSEEADVPGLEDDEYLTLHGARRGVGEKLYRERGAAAAQRTLRHADPQTTSEMYSHIEASELAEDNTAVFDNE, encoded by the coding sequence ATGGAATCCAGCAATTCCGGGCCGTCACCCGGAGGCAAACCCCTCGAGACCGCCGCCGAGGAGTTCGTCGCCGAACGCGACGGCAACTACGCGTCGAATCTCGAGTACTGTCTCGACAAGTGGATCGACTGGACGCCCGACCACGTCCAGGCGCTCGAAGACGTCTCGACGCGAACGATGCGCAACTACGCCTCGCACCTCAAACGCCGGGTCCGGGCCGATGCAATCAGCGCCTCGACGGCGCGCACGTACTACAACTATGTCTCGGCGCTGTTGAACCGCGCCGTCGAAGTCGGCGACCTCGTAGAGAATCCCGCGGAGAAACGCGAAGCGAAGAAACTCCTCCCGAGCGAGACGACCAACAGCGGCGATCAACAGTTCTGGCAGCCCGAGCAGCGCCGGGCGATCGTGTCCTACGTCGATGAGCAGGCCCGCGCGGCGATCGATGACCCCGAGGCCAACCCGTTCGAGCCCGTCCGCAACCGGGCGCTGATTACGACACTCGCGTACACGGGCGTCCGCGGGGCTGAAGTCCTGGCCGACTACCGGGACGAACGCCGCAACGGCCTGCGGTGGCATAGCGTCGATCTCGAGGCCGGCGTGATGACCGTCCTTGGGAAAAGCCAAGACCGCGAGGAAACGGCCCTCCCGCAGCAGGCGGTCGCACCGCTCGAGCGCCTGCGGACGCTCGTCGACCCGCCCGCCGACGGGTGGCCGGTCTTTCCCTCCCGACACCCGCCGTCGCTGTATTCGGCGATCGAGGACGCTGGATACGACAAACCGGACGGCGACCCGTGGGGGTTCTGTCTCGAGCACGGTATCGAACCGCCGTCGATGAGCACCTCCGGCGCGCGAACGCTGTTGAAACGGCTCTCCGAGGAAGCCGACGTCCCTGGACTCGAGGACGATGAATATCTCACGTTGCACGGAGCCCGCCGTGGGGTCGGCGAGAAACTCTATCGTGAACGCGGGGCCGCCGCGGCACAACGGACGTTGCGCCACGCCGACCCGCAGACGACCTCGGAAATGTACTCGCACATCGAAGCGAGCGAGCTGGCCGAAGATAATACAGCCGTGTTCGATAATGAGTGA
- a CDS encoding DUF7344 domain-containing protein: MANNGVAGANGESLSLDAILDALSHHHRRTLFRWLRNQPDQRANAEDVLNHLINQEQERMGKAPNPNHIEVTLHHVHAPKLSGLRLVTYDDAAEEYQYHTNDRLEKWLDLIDAEHELE; this comes from the coding sequence ATGGCCAATAATGGGGTGGCGGGCGCAAACGGGGAATCGCTTTCACTTGACGCGATTTTGGATGCTCTCAGCCATCACCATCGACGCACGTTGTTCCGCTGGTTGCGTAATCAGCCAGACCAGCGTGCTAACGCAGAAGATGTGCTCAACCATCTCATCAACCAAGAACAGGAACGGATGGGAAAAGCACCCAACCCCAACCATATCGAAGTCACGCTCCATCACGTCCACGCGCCAAAGCTCAGTGGCCTAAGGCTCGTCACGTACGACGATGCAGCCGAGGAGTATCAATACCACACGAACGACCGACTGGAGAAATGGCTCGACCTTATTGATGCCGAACACGAGTTAGAATAG
- a CDS encoding HalOD1 output domain-containing protein, with amino-acid sequence MSYTHIESENDDIIDHTFDSKTPPSIGIIHVICALENINPMDFPDEVESRLHDHIDPEALDSIVAHDTAGPIEVHFDIEDYHVSVTESNRIRVVPPGSG; translated from the coding sequence ATGAGCTACACTCACATCGAATCCGAGAACGACGACATCATTGATCACACGTTCGATAGCAAAACCCCGCCGAGTATCGGTATCATCCATGTTATCTGTGCGCTTGAAAACATCAACCCGATGGACTTCCCTGATGAGGTCGAATCCCGCTTGCACGACCATATCGATCCCGAAGCACTGGATTCGATTGTAGCACACGATACTGCTGGCCCCATCGAAGTCCACTTCGATATTGAGGACTACCATGTATCCGTGACCGAGTCCAATCGAATCCGAGTCGTCCCACCCGGTAGTGGTTAG
- a CDS encoding EamA family transporter, translating into MGLPEIDSAIFFGSITMVTWGIWVVLGNAASESIDPRTAAAISYLVAGPLALGFIIVSDASLAITVRGGLLAGTAGLFTGIGLISMYVGLSGGSTTIVSTLGAMYFVIAAIIGMVVLGDEVTITRLVGIAFAVIGVVLVTR; encoded by the coding sequence ATGGGGCTCCCCGAGATAGATTCGGCTATTTTCTTTGGGTCGATTACAATGGTAACGTGGGGGATCTGGGTAGTTTTAGGTAACGCTGCGTCGGAGTCCATCGACCCAAGGACGGCCGCCGCGATCTCCTATCTTGTTGCGGGACCCCTTGCACTCGGATTCATCATCGTTTCAGACGCATCGCTAGCCATTACTGTGAGAGGAGGACTGCTCGCTGGCACGGCTGGATTGTTCACCGGAATCGGCCTGATTTCGATGTACGTCGGCCTCTCCGGAGGATCAACAACAATCGTCTCTACGCTCGGTGCAATGTACTTCGTTATCGCAGCCATCATCGGTATGGTCGTCCTCGGAGACGAAGTGACGATAACTAGACTTGTCGGGATCGCGTTCGCAGTTATCGGGGTCGTACTAGTTACCCGATAG
- a CDS encoding HalOD1 output domain-containing protein, with the protein MNDTQSAFTKPSLRVLEEIADAEDVSPAALEPPLNEVVDPTALDRLFEPTATDGSTRSGRVSFRYRGYAVTVTSNGTVELE; encoded by the coding sequence ATGAACGACACTCAGTCCGCGTTTACGAAGCCAAGCCTGCGCGTCCTTGAAGAGATTGCAGACGCGGAAGACGTCTCTCCGGCTGCCCTCGAACCGCCGCTTAACGAGGTCGTAGATCCTACTGCGCTTGATCGGTTGTTTGAACCGACTGCTACTGACGGCTCGACTCGAAGCGGACGCGTTTCGTTCAGGTATCGAGGATATGCTGTGACGGTCACCTCGAATGGTACCGTTGAATTGGAGTAA
- a CDS encoding DsrE/DsrF/DrsH-like family protein, producing the protein MSTDNQSASVDDVDVEIDAAELQALRERVDELEESVADLDEGDDQKKMTIVATQGSFDMAYPPLILASTAAAFGWDVVVFHTFWGLDILHEEKSKDLKLSAVGNPNMPVPNAVAALPGMDTMATKMMQKKIDENGTATIEELIDLSLESGVDLQACQMTIELMDYDEDDFYDGVTTGVGAATALQHMAESDIQLLV; encoded by the coding sequence ATGAGTACGGACAACCAATCGGCCTCCGTCGACGACGTCGATGTTGAAATCGATGCCGCCGAGTTACAGGCACTACGCGAGCGCGTCGACGAACTCGAGGAGTCTGTCGCTGATCTTGACGAGGGCGACGATCAGAAGAAAATGACGATCGTCGCCACGCAGGGCAGCTTCGACATGGCGTACCCGCCGCTGATCCTCGCGAGCACGGCGGCCGCCTTCGGCTGGGACGTCGTCGTCTTCCACACGTTCTGGGGGCTCGACATCCTTCACGAGGAGAAGTCGAAGGACCTCAAGCTGAGCGCCGTCGGCAACCCGAACATGCCGGTGCCGAACGCCGTCGCTGCACTACCGGGTATGGATACCATGGCCACGAAAATGATGCAGAAGAAAATCGACGAGAACGGGACCGCCACCATCGAGGAGTTGATCGATCTCTCCCTCGAGAGCGGCGTCGATCTGCAGGCCTGTCAGATGACGATAGAGCTGATGGATTACGACGAGGACGACTTCTACGACGGCGTTACGACCGGCGTCGGCGCAGCTACCGCGCTGCAACACATGGCTGAGTCCGACATCCAGCTCCTCGTCTGA
- a CDS encoding sulfurtransferase TusA family protein: MSSEYQTTETLDVKGQSCPMPIVKTKQAIDDLEEGDVLEVVATDSGSMSDIRGWAEGTDGVELLDQVEEDDLYTHYVKKTE, from the coding sequence ATGAGTTCGGAATACCAGACCACCGAAACGCTGGACGTGAAAGGACAGTCGTGCCCGATGCCCATCGTGAAGACCAAGCAGGCGATTGACGATCTCGAGGAAGGCGACGTGCTCGAAGTCGTCGCGACGGACTCGGGCAGCATGAGCGATATCCGCGGGTGGGCCGAGGGTACCGATGGTGTCGAACTCCTTGACCAAGTCGAGGAGGACGATCTGTACACCCACTACGTGAAGAAGACCGAATAA
- a CDS encoding MBL fold metallo-hydrolase — MDDMDLPMPDVEVESVTPTELKASIDAGEDVTLLDTRMESDFEEWHIDGKNVETINIPYFEFLEDEIDDDVLAQIPDDRDITALCAKGGSSEYVAATLKERGYDIDHLEEGMNGWARIYERVEVERYAGAGTLYQYQRPSSGCLGYLVVDGGEAAVIDPLRAFTDRYLEDVDELDADLKYAIDTHIHADHISGVRELDEKGVEGVIPEASVDRGVTYSDKLTLAADGDEFEVGNATIETVYTPGHTSGMTSYLIDDSLLATGDGLFVESVARPDLEEGDEGAEDAAKQLYESLQERVLTLPDDTLIGGAHFSDSAEPADDGTYTAPISQLTEEMDALTMDEDEFVELILSDMPPRPANYEDIIPTNLGQQEADDEEAFELELGPNNCAASQESLAGD; from the coding sequence ATGGACGACATGGATCTCCCAATGCCGGACGTCGAAGTCGAATCAGTTACTCCTACCGAATTAAAGGCCAGCATCGACGCAGGCGAGGACGTCACGCTCCTCGACACCCGTATGGAGTCAGACTTCGAAGAGTGGCATATCGACGGTAAGAACGTCGAGACGATCAATATCCCATACTTCGAGTTCCTCGAGGACGAGATCGACGACGACGTTCTTGCACAGATTCCCGACGACCGCGATATAACGGCCCTCTGTGCGAAGGGTGGCTCGAGCGAGTACGTCGCCGCGACGCTGAAAGAGCGCGGCTACGATATCGACCACTTAGAAGAGGGGATGAACGGCTGGGCGCGCATTTACGAGCGTGTCGAGGTCGAGCGCTACGCCGGTGCCGGGACGCTCTATCAGTACCAGCGTCCCTCGAGCGGCTGTCTCGGCTACCTCGTCGTCGACGGCGGCGAGGCGGCCGTGATCGATCCGCTGCGCGCGTTCACTGATCGATACCTCGAGGACGTCGACGAACTCGACGCCGACCTGAAGTACGCGATCGACACGCACATTCACGCCGACCACATCTCGGGCGTCCGCGAACTCGACGAGAAAGGGGTAGAAGGCGTCATCCCCGAAGCGTCGGTCGACCGTGGCGTCACCTACTCCGACAAACTAACCCTAGCCGCAGACGGCGACGAGTTTGAGGTCGGCAATGCGACGATCGAGACGGTCTACACGCCTGGTCACACTTCCGGGATGACGTCGTACCTGATCGACGACTCGCTGCTGGCAACCGGTGACGGCCTGTTCGTCGAGAGCGTCGCTCGCCCCGACTTGGAGGAGGGTGACGAGGGTGCCGAAGACGCTGCTAAACAGCTCTACGAGTCGCTCCAGGAGCGCGTGCTGACTCTGCCCGACGATACGCTGATCGGCGGCGCGCACTTCAGCGACTCCGCTGAGCCCGCCGACGACGGCACTTACACGGCACCGATTAGCCAGCTCACGGAAGAGATGGATGCCCTGACGATGGACGAAGACGAGTTCGTCGAACTGATCCTCTCGGACATGCCGCCTCGTCCGGCCAACTACGAGGACATCATCCCGACGAACCTCGGCCAGCAGGAGGCCGACGACGAGGAGGCATTCGAACTCGAGCTCGGCCCGAACAACTGCGCGGCCAGCCAGGAATCGCTGGCGGGTGACTAA
- a CDS encoding YeeE/YedE family protein → MLAELVALGQVVPAEPFPNGISRYAIGGLLVGLGAVVIYLGTGIAAGASTFLESTLSYVSDQSRFKQYRASRDWRVVFTLGIILGAAVYAVVWQGSTWTTDVQPWRLLIGGVLVGIGTRVGKGCTSGHGVCGVGSASRTSIVGVITFLTVAIVTAQFVQAMGVSP, encoded by the coding sequence ATGCTCGCCGAACTCGTCGCCCTGGGTCAGGTAGTGCCCGCCGAGCCGTTTCCCAACGGCATCTCCCGATACGCGATCGGGGGCCTGCTCGTCGGCCTCGGTGCGGTCGTCATCTATCTCGGGACGGGAATCGCCGCGGGCGCGAGTACGTTCCTCGAGTCGACGCTGTCGTACGTCTCGGATCAGTCGCGGTTCAAGCAGTACCGCGCCTCTCGAGACTGGCGCGTCGTCTTCACGCTCGGGATCATCTTGGGAGCGGCGGTCTATGCCGTCGTCTGGCAGGGTAGCACGTGGACGACCGATGTCCAGCCCTGGCGGCTCTTGATCGGTGGCGTCCTCGTCGGGATAGGGACGCGCGTCGGCAAGGGCTGTACGTCGGGCCACGGCGTCTGCGGCGTCGGCTCGGCCTCGAGAACGTCGATCGTCGGCGTGATCACATTCCTGACGGTCGCGATCGTGACTGCGCAGTTCGTACAGGCTATGGGGGTGAGTCCGTAA
- a CDS encoding YeeE/YedE family protein has protein sequence MTRNRHPLFMPLILVGGLIFGFGLAYSHMARPEVVLDFLQFDDFGLPFVMFGAAIVSGIAFAVMPRIRDGAPLTGDRYERRLKPFDRNVLIGGAIFGVGWGLSGICPGAAYASLGIGNVTILWALVGMFAGAYLQGVWRSKRSAAESAPAGAD, from the coding sequence GTGACCCGGAATCGCCATCCGCTGTTCATGCCGCTGATCCTCGTCGGCGGCCTGATCTTCGGTTTCGGACTGGCCTACAGCCACATGGCCCGACCGGAGGTCGTACTGGACTTCCTCCAGTTCGACGACTTCGGCCTGCCGTTCGTCATGTTCGGCGCGGCGATCGTTTCCGGGATCGCCTTCGCCGTGATGCCCCGGATCCGAGACGGCGCACCGCTGACGGGCGATCGGTACGAACGCCGGCTGAAGCCGTTCGACCGGAACGTCCTGATCGGCGGCGCGATCTTCGGCGTTGGCTGGGGCCTGTCGGGAATCTGTCCTGGTGCGGCTTACGCCAGCCTCGGGATCGGGAACGTCACCATCCTGTGGGCGCTCGTCGGTATGTTCGCCGGCGCGTACCTACAGGGAGTCTGGCGTAGCAAGCGAAGCGCAGCCGAATCGGCCCCGGCAGGTGCCGACTAA
- a CDS encoding inorganic phosphate transporter — protein sequence MELTTILLFATAAVASLFMAWVIGAGSSGATPFAPAVGANAISTMKAAFLVGLLGFAGAVTQGASVSEAVGRGLVEGVTLPTAGVIVVLLLGAGLMAIGIYTGYPIATAFTVTGSVIGVGFALGGDPAWGKYAEIGAVWVLTPFVGGGIAYGLASILPRPDVPEDVSVPILAGIVGIVVANLEFSFCSSVGGTLAAAGATLVPIDGAAATVAISISSGAVAAAVVRWDVGRDQIGGLRRFVISLGALVAFSAGASQVGLAVGPLFPLLEDLPTVSPIAVLFGGGVGILVGSWTSAPRMIKSISQEYASLGPRRSISTLVPSFLIAQTAVLLGVPVSFNEIIVSAIVGSGAAVAGSAGVSPRKLGYTVAAWLGSFVLAFGLGYGSMLLLAR from the coding sequence ATGGAACTGACCACAATACTGCTGTTCGCCACCGCCGCCGTCGCAAGCCTGTTTATGGCGTGGGTTATCGGCGCCGGCTCGAGCGGCGCAACGCCATTTGCACCGGCCGTCGGGGCGAACGCGATTTCGACGATGAAGGCGGCGTTTCTCGTCGGTCTCCTCGGCTTCGCCGGCGCAGTGACACAGGGTGCAAGCGTCTCGGAAGCCGTCGGTCGGGGTCTCGTCGAGGGTGTCACGCTCCCGACTGCTGGGGTTATCGTCGTGTTGCTGCTCGGCGCTGGCCTGATGGCGATCGGGATCTACACTGGGTACCCGATCGCGACCGCGTTCACCGTAACCGGGTCGGTCATCGGCGTCGGCTTTGCGCTCGGCGGCGATCCCGCTTGGGGAAAGTACGCCGAAATCGGCGCAGTCTGGGTACTCACGCCGTTCGTGGGCGGCGGCATCGCTTACGGGCTTGCCAGCATCCTTCCCCGGCCCGACGTCCCCGAAGACGTCAGCGTCCCGATTCTCGCCGGCATCGTTGGTATCGTAGTCGCAAATCTCGAGTTCTCGTTTTGCTCGTCAGTCGGGGGAACGCTCGCCGCCGCCGGGGCTACGCTGGTTCCCATCGACGGCGCCGCCGCCACAGTCGCAATCTCGATCAGTAGTGGCGCCGTCGCTGCGGCTGTCGTTCGCTGGGACGTCGGTCGCGATCAGATTGGTGGTCTGCGTCGATTCGTGATCTCACTAGGCGCACTCGTGGCGTTCTCGGCTGGCGCGAGTCAGGTCGGGCTGGCCGTCGGCCCGCTGTTCCCGCTACTCGAGGACCTGCCGACGGTGTCGCCGATCGCGGTCCTGTTCGGCGGCGGTGTCGGAATTCTCGTCGGCTCGTGGACGAGCGCACCGCGGATGATCAAGTCGATCTCACAGGAATACGCGTCGCTGGGGCCGCGCCGATCGATTTCGACGCTCGTCCCCTCGTTTCTCATCGCACAAACGGCGGTGCTACTGGGAGTGCCGGTCTCGTTCAACGAGATCATCGTCAGCGCCATCGTTGGCAGCGGCGCCGCGGTCGCCGGCAGCGCTGGCGTCAGTCCGCGAAAGTTGGGCTACACCGTGGCCGCCTGGCTCGGCTCGTTCGTGCTCGCGTTCGGGCTCGGCTACGGCTCGATGCTGCTTCTAGCACGTTGA
- a CDS encoding DUF6544 family protein: protein MTFDLESVADLSSPASRYLRHAIALGTPIARRVAMTMEGQFRLGGSWRQFEATEVLAAQWDSSESPP from the coding sequence ATGACGTTCGATCTGGAGTCAGTTGCCGACCTCTCGTCGCCTGCATCCCGGTATCTCCGCCACGCTATCGCTCTAGGGACCCCGATCGCTCGTCGGGTGGCGATGACGATGGAGGGACAGTTCCGACTTGGAGGCAGTTGGCGACAATTTGAGGCGACGGAAGTGCTGGCAGCTCAATGGGATTCGTCTGAGAGCCCGCCCTGA